One part of the Nitrosopumilus sp. genome encodes these proteins:
- a CDS encoding transcription initiation factor TFIIIB: MLKNYSNDYDVKCELDTCKTYPAITDSERGEIVCGGCGLILVENMSDASYENNGYSQEDFMKLARTGPATSLTMNDKGLSTVIGTNKDSTGKALSNKTKYEFNRLRTWDQRSKSRKTATLSKAFTLLHGMKTKLGIPDNVVENAAYLYRKAVNAKLTRGRTMASLISASLYAACRENNIPRTLDDVAEAGNVERRILSRDLRTIIKKLELNLNQYDTSSFISKISNNMNLKEKTKRDAFDILKRCEKEDITAGKHPVAQAAASLYLACIMNGEKISQKKFSVESGVSDVTIRNRAVLIKKTLKLIE; the protein is encoded by the coding sequence GTGTTAAAAAATTATTCAAACGATTATGATGTCAAGTGTGAACTAGATACTTGCAAAACCTACCCTGCAATAACAGATTCTGAAAGAGGAGAAATTGTTTGTGGGGGATGCGGTCTTATTCTAGTGGAAAACATGTCTGATGCATCATATGAAAATAACGGTTACTCTCAGGAAGATTTTATGAAGTTGGCAAGAACAGGTCCTGCAACATCACTAACAATGAATGATAAGGGATTATCAACTGTAATTGGTACAAATAAAGACTCTACTGGAAAAGCATTATCCAACAAAACAAAATATGAATTCAATAGATTACGAACATGGGATCAGAGAAGTAAATCAAGAAAGACTGCTACATTAAGCAAGGCCTTTACATTACTTCACGGAATGAAAACAAAATTAGGAATTCCAGATAATGTTGTAGAAAATGCTGCCTATCTTTACAGAAAAGCAGTTAATGCAAAATTAACTAGGGGAAGAACAATGGCTTCATTGATTTCTGCCTCATTGTATGCAGCATGTAGAGAAAACAACATTCCTAGAACATTAGATGATGTTGCCGAGGCTGGAAATGTAGAAAGAAGAATACTTTCCCGAGATTTAAGAACCATAATCAAAAAGCTTGAATTGAATCTTAATCAATATGACACTTCATCATTTATCTCAAAAATTTCAAACAATATGAATTTGAAGGAGAAAACCAAACGAGATGCATTTGATATACTAAAGCGATGCGAGAAGGAAGACATTACCGCTGGAAAGCATCCTGTAGCACAAGCTGCTGCGTCATTATATCTTGCATGTATAATGAATGGTGAGAAAATTAGTCAAAAGAAATTTTCAGTAGAATCTGGAGTCAGTGATGTTACAATTAGAAATAGAGCTGTTTTGATTAAGAAAACATTAAAGCTTATTGAGTAG
- a CDS encoding hemerythrin domain-containing protein, whose amino-acid sequence MSATNQLRADHDQVRRLEKIVLKCSEELYKGRKIPFSDLTKITMIISEFIDSIHHSREEDSYFPCVASYGSLKEEIRKFMIEHEFGRNIARQILHHLKRWKEGEDAQEPVSRYLRTYAIFLNDHLNKENKFFDDAEANVLSQEEEIEMYEQYRSVFAIVKKVDEMIAEIDYLENQPWAN is encoded by the coding sequence TTGAGTGCTACAAATCAACTACGTGCTGATCATGATCAAGTTCGTCGTCTAGAGAAGATAGTTCTAAAATGTTCTGAAGAACTCTATAAAGGAAGAAAAATTCCATTTTCAGACCTAACAAAAATTACCATGATAATTTCAGAATTTATTGATTCTATCCATCACTCAAGAGAAGAAGATTCGTATTTTCCATGTGTTGCAAGCTATGGTTCTCTAAAAGAAGAAATTAGAAAATTTATGATAGAACATGAATTTGGAAGAAACATTGCTCGACAAATATTACATCATCTAAAAAGATGGAAAGAAGGGGAAGATGCACAAGAGCCTGTATCGAGATACTTGAGAACGTATGCCATTTTCTTAAATGATCATCTTAACAAAGAAAACAAATTTTTTGATGATGCAGAAGCAAATGTCTTATCTCAAGAAGAAGAAATTGAAATGTATGAACAATACAGATCAGTATTTGCTATAGTAAAAAAAGTAGATGAGATGATTGCAGAGATTGATTATTTAGAAAATCAACCGTGGGCAAATTAA
- a CDS encoding cation:proton antiporter has translation MSFIILSVLQLFRGQIDVLETLFNFDSSSILTKITELQSSIAALSIQDGPIASAHVILLAAGVVIFLGVAGEAFFKKTGVPDVAFLMILGVIIGPVFGLIQPEAVIQVVPYFAALALIIIMFDGGLNLDIKHVIRTAHFSVTLAILGFILSVAIITFAAHFALGWLWLESILLGSIVGGSSSAIVFGLVRNIKISEETKSMLSFESALTDILATIIAFILFEAVLAGHFDLQTLEETLGRAVVVGLVLGFGVGIPWMYVSTKLGNAQHAYMLTLGVLFVLFFLANSFGESGALTALVFGLMIGNKRHLSKILRFKLPKIEMDDPTHNQLTFLVRSFFFVFVGLMASFGQVEYLIFGVLITIVIYFGRMFVGKITLTKKFSLLDKAVTNAMIPRGLAAAVLATYPITMGISNAEAYPQLVFFIILSSVVITTIGLGKSKKIPPPESVEGGFVKPTEGDSDEGIFTDDHIDKSVGGGSVKPTENSQK, from the coding sequence ATGAGTTTCATAATTTTGTCTGTCTTGCAGTTGTTTAGAGGACAAATCGATGTATTGGAAACATTATTTAATTTTGATTCAAGTTCGATTTTAACTAAAATTACAGAGCTACAAAGTTCTATAGCTGCATTATCTATTCAGGATGGTCCAATTGCTTCAGCTCATGTGATTTTACTTGCAGCAGGTGTTGTTATTTTTCTAGGAGTTGCAGGTGAGGCATTTTTTAAAAAAACAGGAGTTCCAGATGTTGCATTTTTAATGATTCTCGGAGTAATTATAGGTCCAGTATTTGGTTTAATTCAACCAGAAGCAGTAATCCAAGTCGTTCCATACTTTGCAGCACTAGCACTAATTATTATCATGTTTGATGGAGGATTAAATCTAGACATCAAACATGTTATAAGAACTGCTCATTTCTCAGTAACATTAGCAATTTTAGGTTTTATTTTATCTGTTGCAATAATCACATTTGCTGCTCATTTTGCCTTGGGCTGGTTATGGTTAGAAAGTATTTTGTTAGGTTCAATTGTTGGTGGAAGTAGCTCTGCTATTGTTTTTGGCCTTGTTAGAAATATCAAAATTTCCGAAGAGACAAAGTCTATGTTAAGTTTTGAATCTGCGCTAACAGATATCTTAGCTACAATTATTGCATTCATATTATTTGAAGCAGTACTTGCAGGACATTTTGATCTGCAAACATTAGAAGAAACACTTGGAAGAGCAGTTGTTGTGGGTTTGGTGCTTGGGTTTGGTGTAGGAATTCCTTGGATGTATGTTTCAACAAAGCTTGGAAATGCTCAACATGCATATATGCTAACATTAGGTGTTTTGTTTGTTTTATTTTTCTTGGCAAATTCATTTGGAGAATCCGGAGCTTTGACAGCATTAGTATTTGGTTTAATGATTGGAAACAAAAGACATCTTTCAAAAATACTCAGATTTAAGCTACCAAAAATTGAGATGGATGATCCAACGCATAACCAACTTACATTTTTGGTAAGATCATTCTTTTTTGTATTTGTAGGATTGATGGCAAGTTTTGGACAAGTAGAATATCTTATCTTTGGTGTTCTAATTACAATTGTAATTTATTTTGGAAGAATGTTTGTTGGTAAAATAACCCTAACCAAGAAATTCTCGTTATTAGACAAGGCAGTTACAAATGCGATGATACCAAGAGGATTGGCAGCTGCAGTACTCGCTACATATCCAATTACGATGGGAATATCAAATGCAGAAGCATATCCACAGCTTGTTTTCTTTATCATCTTATCATCAGTGGTAATTACAACAATTGGATTAGGAAAATCAAAGAAAATCCCCCCTCCCGAATCAGTGGAAGGTGGTTTTGTTAAACCAACTGAAGGAGATTCGGATGAAGGGATATTTACTGATGATCATATAGATAAATCAGTTGGAGGGGGTTCTGTTAAACCAACTGAAAATTCTCAAAAATAG
- the crcB gene encoding fluoride efflux transporter CrcB translates to MKGLEFVFLAVGSVFGAFLRYKITESPLLFNTLPVNVLIVNVIGAFILGAFVVFSEQWNLDGRYSLFAAVGFCGSLTTMSSFALDSSNLLENNHYGALAINVIANIGLSITALIGGKSLMSAIINN, encoded by the coding sequence ATGAAAGGTTTAGAATTTGTTTTTCTTGCAGTTGGTTCAGTATTTGGAGCATTTCTAAGATACAAAATTACTGAATCTCCTTTACTTTTCAATACATTACCTGTCAATGTTTTGATAGTCAATGTTATTGGCGCATTTATCCTTGGTGCATTTGTAGTATTTTCAGAACAATGGAACCTTGATGGCAGATACTCTCTTTTTGCTGCAGTAGGGTTCTGTGGTTCACTTACTACAATGTCATCATTTGCACTTGATTCAAGCAATCTTCTTGAGAATAATCACTATGGGGCACTTGCAATCAATGTAATTGCAAATATTGGCTTATCAATTACAGCATTAATTGGGGGAAAATCCTTAATGAGTGCAATAATTAACAATTAA
- a CDS encoding DUF1059 domain-containing protein, producing MTLKLRCDDYGFECEFILDGEKTVGLIEKLRNHFEEEHGIDYTIEAVTQMITNRGHSLESIKK from the coding sequence ATGACCCTTAAACTAAGATGCGATGACTATGGTTTTGAATGTGAATTCATTCTAGATGGAGAGAAAACCGTAGGATTGATCGAAAAATTAAGAAATCATTTTGAAGAAGAGCATGGAATCGATTATACAATTGAAGCAGTTACTCAAATGATTACAAACCGTGGACATTCTTTAGAATCAATAAAAAAATAG
- a CDS encoding TFIIB-type zinc ribbon-containing protein, with protein sequence MVSKGKDLCPRCAQGKLVTDNESGEMFCSKCGFVITEKLQEAGPEWRSFTQDEGGNKARAGAPTSLTMHDMGLATIINPINKDASGRPLTASMKSTIERLRTWDSRSQVHEPVDRNFRQAFSELNRLKDKLAISDAVIEKAAYIYRKALEKGLVRGRSISALMASALYAACRDTETPRNLKDVEQAANIKRKDIARCYRLLVKELDLKMPVTDSIQCVARIASRIGIAEKTKRYATKVLKMAQDNEVSAGKDPMGLAAAALYLSCVKNGEDKTQRDIAEAANVTEVTIRNRYKGLKESLDL encoded by the coding sequence ATGGTAAGTAAAGGCAAGGATCTATGTCCACGATGTGCACAAGGAAAACTAGTTACTGATAATGAATCTGGAGAAATGTTTTGCTCAAAGTGCGGATTTGTAATTACTGAAAAACTACAAGAAGCCGGACCTGAATGGAGATCCTTTACACAAGATGAAGGAGGAAACAAGGCAAGAGCCGGTGCTCCAACATCCCTAACAATGCATGACATGGGTCTTGCAACAATAATTAATCCTATAAACAAAGATGCATCAGGTAGACCTCTAACAGCCTCTATGAAAAGTACTATTGAAAGACTCAGAACTTGGGATAGTAGAAGTCAAGTTCATGAACCAGTTGATAGAAATTTCCGACAGGCATTTAGCGAATTAAACAGACTAAAAGACAAACTAGCAATATCTGATGCAGTTATTGAAAAAGCAGCCTACATTTATAGAAAAGCACTAGAGAAAGGTCTAGTTCGAGGTCGCTCGATTTCAGCTTTGATGGCATCTGCTCTTTATGCTGCATGCAGAGATACTGAAACTCCAAGAAATCTCAAAGATGTAGAGCAAGCAGCAAACATCAAAAGAAAAGATATTGCAAGATGTTACAGATTGCTAGTCAAAGAGCTTGACTTGAAGATGCCAGTAACTGATTCAATTCAATGTGTTGCAAGAATTGCAAGCAGAATTGGAATTGCAGAGAAAACAAAAAGATATGCAACAAAGGTGCTAAAAATGGCTCAAGACAATGAAGTATCAGCTGGAAAAGATCCTATGGGGTTAGCAGCTGCCGCATTGTATCTATCTTGTGTAAAAAATGGTGAGGACAAGACTCAGCGTGATATTGCGGAAGCTGCAAATGTCACTGAAGTAACTATTAGAAATAGGTACAAAGGCCTCAAAGAATCATTAGATCTGTGA